From the genome of Glycine max cultivar Williams 82 chromosome 2, Glycine_max_v4.0, whole genome shotgun sequence, one region includes:
- the LOC100793157 gene encoding L-type lectin-domain containing receptor kinase VIII.1: protein MSLLCFTFVPSMLLSIFCFFNSVTAATEFDFGTLTLGSLKLLGDAHLNNNTVSLTRDLAVPTSSAGRALYSRPVRFRQPGNRFSASFTTFFSFSVTNLNPSSIGGGLAFVLSPDDDTIGDAGGFLGLGGGGGFIAVEFDTLMDVEFKDINGNHVGVDLNSVVSSEVGDLANVGVDLKSGDLINAWIEFDGSSKGLSVWVSYSNLKPKDPVLTMNLDVDKYLNDFMYVGFSASTQGSTEIHRIEWWSFGSSFAAAEAAAPPPPPAVSLMNPTANSVAQSAPPPSLAPSHSEEKESKSKSSCHNGLCKQNLGAVAGVVTAGAFVLALFAGALIWFYSNKKVKRVNKFDSLGSEIIKMPKQFSYKELKSATKCFNANRIIGHGAFGTVYKGVLPENGDIVAVKRCSHSSQGKNEFLSELSIIGSLRHRNLVRLQGWCHEKGEILLVYDLMPNGSLDKALFEARTPLPWAHRRKILLGVASALAYLHQECENQVIHRDIKTSNIMLDEGFNARLGDFGLARQTEHDKSPDATVAAGTMGYLAPEYLLTGKATEKTDVFSYGAVVLEVASGRRPIEKDANGGGKGGISCNLVESVWSLHREGRLLMAADPRLGGEFDDGEMRRVLLVGLACSHPDPLTRPTMRGVVQMLVGEAEVPLVPRTKPSTGFSTSHSHLLLSLQDSVSDCDGIITISTSTSENSFNLGDIV from the coding sequence ATGTCGCTTCTCTGCTTCACCTTTGTCCCCTCAATGCTACTTTCTATTTTCTGTTTCTTCAATTCTGTAACCGCCGCCACCGAGTTCGACTTCGGAACGTTAACCTTGGGAAGCCTCAAGCTCCTCGGCGACGCCCACTTGAACAACAACACCGTCAGTCTCACGCGCGACCTCGCCGTTCCCACCTCCAGTGCCGGCAGAGCCCTTTACTCCCGTCCGGTCAGATTCCGGCAACCTGGAAACCGTTTTTCGGCGAGCTTCACCaccttcttttccttctccGTCACCAACCTCAACCCCTCCTCAATCGGTGGCGGCCTCGCCTTCGTCCTCTCGCCGGATGACGACACCATCGGCGACGCCGGCGGGTTTCTCGGCctcggcggcggcggcggcttCATTGCCGTGGAGTTTGATACACTTATGGACGTGGAGTTTAAGGACATTAATGGAAACCACGTTGGTGTGGACCTAAACAGCGTCGTTTCGAGTGAGGTTGGTGATTTGGCGAACGTTGGCGTCGATCTGAAGAGCGGTGACCTAATCAACGCGTGGATCGAGTTCGATGGATCGAGCAAAGGGTTAAGCGTGTGGGTTTCGTATTCCAATCTCAAACCGAAAGATCCCGTTTTGACGATGAATCTCGACGTGGACAagtatttgaatgattttatgTATGTGGGGTTCTCTGCTTCAACGCAAGGTAGCACAGAGATTCACAGAATAGAGTGGTGGAGTTTCGGTTCGTCTTTTGCGGCGGCAGAGGCGGCGGCGCCTCCTCCTCCGCCGGCGGTGAGTTTGATGAACCCGACGGCGAATTCGGTTGCTCAGTCCGCGCCACCTCCTTCTTTGGCTCCTTCCCATAGTGAAGAGAAAGAGAGCAAAAGCAAATCGTCTTGCCACAATGGGTTGTGTAAGCAAAACTTGGGAGCGGTTGCTGGTGTTGTCACTGCTGGAGCGTTTGTTTTGGCTCTTTTTGCTGGTGCTTTGATTTGGTTTTACTCTAATAAGAAGGTTAAGCGTGTTAACAAGTTTGATTCGCTTGGTTCGGAGATAATCAAAATGCCGAAGCAGTTTAGCTACAAGGAGCTGAAATCTGCTACCAAGTGCTTCAATGCGAATAGGATCATCGGTCATGGCGCGTTTGGGACTGTGTATAAGGGGGTTTTGCCCGAGAATGGGGACATTGTAGCGGTGAAGAGGTGCAGCCATAGTAGTCAGGGGAAGAATGAGTTTTTGTCTGAGTTGTCTATCATTGGAAGCCTGAGGCATCGGAATCTTGTTCGGCTTCAAGGGTGGTGCCATGAGAAAGGAGAGATTTTGCTGGTGTATGACTTGATGCCTAATGGAAGTTTGGATAAGGCGTTGTTCGAGGCTAGGACGCCGCTTCCCTGGGCTCATAGGCGCAAGATTTTGTTGGGCGTGGCTTCGGCATTGGCCTACTTGCATCAAGAGTGTGAGAATCAGGTGATTCATAGGGACATTAAGACTAGTAACATAATGTTGGATGAAGGGTTCAATGCCAGGTTGGGAGATTTCGGTCTGGCCAGGCAAACTGAGCATGATAAGTCACCGGATGCCACGGTGGCTGCGGGGACAATGGGGTACTTGGCACCCGAGTATCTCCTTACCGGGAAGGCTACGGAGAAGACTGATGTGTTTAGTTATGGTGCAGTGGTTCTTGAGGTGGCTAGTGGGAGAAGACCGATAGAGAAGGATGCCAATGGGGGTGGTAAAGGTGGGATTAGCTGCAATTTGGTAGAATCGGTTTGGAGTTTGCACCGGGAAGGTAGGTTGCTAATGGCAGCCGATCCGAGGCTTGGGGGTGAATTTGATGATGGGGAGATGAGGAGGGTGCTCTTGGTTGGGCTGGCTTGTTCTCACCCTGATCCATTGACTAGACCTACTATGAGGGGTGTGGTTCAGATGCTGGTGGGCGAGGCTGAAGTGCctcttgtcccaagaaccaagCCGTCGACAGGTTTTAGTACTTCCCATTCCCACTTATTACTGAGTTTGCAAGATAGTGTATCTGACTGTGATGGTATAATCACCATCTCTACCTCCACATCAGAGAACAGCTTCAATCTTGGAGACATAGTCTGA